In the genome of Mixta calida, the window TCAGCTTCAACTGCGGCAGAACTTCTCTGACCTGCGCCAGGTAGGTAGAGCGGTCTTTGCCGGTCAGCCCTTCGGTGCGCGGCAGTTTCGCCGTCAGCGGATTCACCGCCTGGTTGTTGATCCAGATTTCATAATGCAGATGCGGCCCGGTCGAGCGCCCGGTGCTGCCGGAAAGACCGATGCGGTCGCCGCGCTTCACTTTGTCGCCCGGTTTCACCAGCAGCTTTTTCATGTGCATATAGCGCGTCATATACTGACGACCATGGCGGATAGCGATGTAGTTGCCCGCGCCAGCGCTGTGTTTTGCCTGTACCACTTCGCCGTCGCCCACCGCCAGCACCGGCGTGCCGATCGGCACGGCGAAATCGACGCCTTTATGCGGCGCGATGCGGCCGGTCACCGGATTCAGACGGCGCGGATTGAAGTTAGAGGAGACGCGGTACTGCTTCACCGTCGGGAAGCGCATAAAGCCGCGCGCCAGGCCAGAGCCGCTGCGATCGTAGAATTTGCCGTCTTCGGCGCGGATCGCGTAGTAATCTTTGCCGCCGGTGCGCAGACGCACGCCCAGCAGCTGACTCTGTTCCTTTTTACCGTCCAGCTCCTCGCGCGACATCAACACGCTGAACTTATCGCCAGCGCGCAGCTTGCGGAAATCCATCTGCCACTGTAACGCTTTAATCACGCTGCTGATTTCGGCGCTGTTCAGCCCCGCGCGCTGTGCGCTGGTGACGAAGCTGCCGTTGACCACGCCGGTCAGCACGCTGTTTTTCCACTCGCCTTTTTGCAGCTCGCTGGACATTTTAAAGCCGTTGTCGACGCGGTCGTAGGTGCGGGTTTCGCGGCGCGACATCTCCCAGGTCAGGCGCTGCAGCTGACCGTCGTCGGTCAGTGTCCAGGAGATTTGCTGGCCAACCTGCAGGTTGCGCAGATCTTTATCCACCTTCACCAACTGGCTAATGTCACCCATTTCGATGCCGTACTGGTTGAGAATGCTGCTCAACGTATCGCCGCTGGAAACCACGTAGTCGTGGGTGCCGGCTTCCGCCGTCACATCTTCGTCGATTTCATCTTTCGGCAGATCGTCTTCCGGCGCGGGAGAAGACTGATCGAGCGGCTCGCTGGCTTCGGGCAGCAGCGTGCGCAGCTCGTTTTTATCAATTTCGATGGTTTTAACAATGGGCGAGGTTTCGCCCGGATGATAAACATAAGGCCGCCAGACTGCGACGGCCAGAGTAACAACGGTGAGCGACCCGAGCATAACGCGGTGGGGTCGCGGCAGATTATTAAATGCCAGGGCGACAGAGCGGGCTATCTGTTGCACTTTAAGTAATTCCTCATGCTCCTTTCAGGCAGCTTTCATACTGGCTCGACAGCTGTGAGAGGAATTTCACATAGCTGTCTTTTCCTAAGCTGATGCCCATTCCCAGCGGATCGAGCGTACCTTTACGCACCTGAGTCCCCCTGGCAACGGCATCGATGACGGCCGGCCTGAACTGTGGCTCAGCAAAAACGCAGGTCGCTTTTTGCTCAACCAACTGTGTTCGAATTTGATGTAAGCGCTGCGCGCCCGGTTGGATCTCAGGATTTACGGTAAAATGGCCAAGCGGCGTGAGACCGTAGTGTTTTTCAAAGTAGGTGTAGGCATCATGAAAAACGAAATATCCTTTCCCTTTAACGGGCGCCAGCTGACGCGCTATCTGCTCATCATTTTTCGT includes:
- the mepM gene encoding murein DD-endopeptidase MepM, whose product is MQQIARSVALAFNNLPRPHRVMLGSLTVVTLAVAVWRPYVYHPGETSPIVKTIEIDKNELRTLLPEASEPLDQSSPAPEDDLPKDEIDEDVTAEAGTHDYVVSSGDTLSSILNQYGIEMGDISQLVKVDKDLRNLQVGQQISWTLTDDGQLQRLTWEMSRRETRTYDRVDNGFKMSSELQKGEWKNSVLTGVVNGSFVTSAQRAGLNSAEISSVIKALQWQMDFRKLRAGDKFSVLMSREELDGKKEQSQLLGVRLRTGGKDYYAIRAEDGKFYDRSGSGLARGFMRFPTVKQYRVSSNFNPRRLNPVTGRIAPHKGVDFAVPIGTPVLAVGDGEVVQAKHSAGAGNYIAIRHGRQYMTRYMHMKKLLVKPGDKVKRGDRIGLSGSTGRSTGPHLHYEIWINNQAVNPLTAKLPRTEGLTGKDRSTYLAQVREVLPQLKLN